From Streptomyces sp. CMB-StM0423, a single genomic window includes:
- the purQ gene encoding phosphoribosylformylglycinamidine synthase subunit PurQ, which yields MTARIGVVTFPGSLDDRDALRAVRLAGAEPVSLWHRDKDLRQVDAVVLPGGFSYGDYLRAGAISRFAPVMDTVVEQARSGMPVLGICNGFQVLTETHLLPGAMLRNNHLHFICRDQKLRVENAGTVWTADYAAGQDIHIPLKNIDGRYTADDRTLDELEATGRVVFRYLDGNPNGSLRDIAGIANEAGNVVGLMPHPEHAVEPLVGTGRTDGLGFFTSILKRLVHA from the coding sequence GTGACCGCTCGTATCGGCGTCGTCACCTTTCCGGGATCTCTCGACGACCGCGACGCGCTGCGGGCCGTTCGGCTGGCGGGCGCCGAGCCGGTCTCGCTCTGGCACCGGGACAAGGATCTGCGGCAGGTCGACGCGGTCGTGCTCCCCGGCGGTTTCAGTTACGGCGACTATCTGCGGGCCGGCGCCATTTCGCGCTTTGCGCCCGTGATGGATACGGTCGTCGAGCAGGCCAGGTCCGGTATGCCGGTCCTCGGCATCTGCAACGGCTTCCAGGTGCTGACAGAAACTCATCTCCTGCCCGGCGCGATGTTGCGCAACAACCACCTGCACTTCATCTGCCGGGACCAGAAGCTACGGGTGGAGAACGCCGGCACCGTCTGGACCGCCGACTACGCCGCGGGCCAGGACATCCACATTCCGTTGAAGAACATCGACGGCCGTTACACCGCGGACGACCGTACGCTCGACGAGCTGGAGGCCACCGGCCGCGTCGTCTTCCGCTATCTGGACGGCAACCCCAACGGCTCGCTGCGCGACATCGCCGGCATCGCCAACGAGGCGGGCAACGTCGTCGGCCTCATGCCCCACCCCGAGCACGCCGTCGAGCCCCTCGTCGGTACCGGCCGCACCGACGGCCTCGGTTTCTTCACCTCGATCCTCAAGAGGCTGGTCCACGCATGA
- a CDS encoding tautomerase family protein has translation MPIIYIDGPPGLSQSAKKELVQEVTRAADEAYHVPDVRIWLRETPAADYAQDGVLGAQVRPIATLEAPELSSIETKRRLVARIDAALTAAYDGHADTGSNMVFLNGYPLTQVGFAGRMQSDVPEMVELARQLAG, from the coding sequence ATGCCGATCATCTACATCGACGGCCCGCCGGGCTTGTCGCAGAGCGCCAAGAAAGAGCTGGTCCAGGAGGTGACGCGGGCGGCCGACGAGGCGTACCACGTTCCCGACGTACGGATCTGGCTACGCGAAACGCCGGCCGCCGACTACGCCCAGGACGGCGTCCTGGGCGCCCAGGTCCGGCCGATCGCGACCCTGGAGGCCCCCGAGCTGTCGAGCATCGAGACCAAACGCAGACTGGTCGCGCGCATCGACGCCGCCCTGACCGCGGCCTACGACGGCCACGCAGACACCGGCAGCAACATGGTGTTCCTCAACGGGTATCCGCTGACGCAGGTCGGATTCGCCGGCCGCATGCAGTCGGACGTACCGGAGATGGTCGAACTCGCCCGGCAGCTCGCCGGCTGA
- a CDS encoding ABC transporter permease, with the protein MTATTAATPPAHLDDRAADVPGPLARLAAIGRAELTLMWRSKLVLFGALVTPAGFAFATRSAVEEMDLSDTGLTAATVVLPSAVVFALIFVVYANLVIVYVARREELVLKRLRTGLLTDRELLAGAALPALCVAMAQCLVLAVAVSLAMDSPAPEAPHLAVLGVLLGMAMLTVLAAATAAVTKSAESAQLTSMPLLLVSMFGSGLFVPFEVLPDSVAEVAQRLPLSPVVELVRGGWTGELGGGAVAGALAVAVAWIAAGSWAVRRWFRWEPRG; encoded by the coding sequence ATGACCGCCACCACCGCCGCCACCCCGCCGGCGCACCTCGACGACCGCGCCGCCGACGTCCCGGGACCGCTCGCCCGGCTGGCCGCGATCGGCCGCGCCGAGCTGACGCTGATGTGGCGCAGCAAGCTCGTCCTCTTCGGCGCCCTGGTCACCCCGGCGGGCTTCGCGTTCGCCACCCGGTCCGCGGTCGAGGAGATGGACCTCTCCGACACCGGCCTGACCGCGGCCACCGTCGTGCTGCCGAGCGCCGTCGTCTTCGCGCTGATCTTCGTCGTGTACGCGAACCTCGTCATCGTCTACGTCGCCCGCCGCGAGGAACTCGTGCTCAAGCGGCTGCGCACCGGCCTGCTCACCGACCGCGAGCTGCTCGCCGGCGCCGCGCTGCCCGCCCTGTGCGTGGCGATGGCTCAGTGCCTGGTGCTGGCCGTCGCCGTCAGCCTGGCGATGGACTCGCCGGCGCCCGAGGCGCCGCATCTGGCGGTGCTGGGGGTGCTCCTGGGGATGGCGATGCTGACGGTGCTGGCCGCGGCGACCGCGGCGGTGACGAAGTCGGCGGAGAGCGCGCAGTTGACGAGCATGCCGCTGCTGCTGGTGTCGATGTTCGGCTCGGGGCTGTTCGTGCCGTTCGAGGTGCTGCCGGACTCGGTCGCGGAGGTGGCGCAGCGGCTGCCGCTGTCGCCGGTGGTGGAGCTGGTGCGCGGCGGCTGGACCGGGGAGCTGGGCGGCGGCGCGGTCGCCGGGGCGCTCGCGGTGGCGGTGGCGTGGATCGCGGCGGGGTCGTGGGCGGTGCGGCGGTGGTTCCGGTGGGAGCCGCGCGGGTGA
- a CDS encoding PH domain-containing protein, with translation MPIADRYLAEDESLVYVTRQHWTTLVNEFLALCVIAVAAGALVWWLPTDEDWGKYTSFGVLAVAAIFACYFWLVPLLQWRSTMYILTTKRLHKRSGFLSKSGRSIPLSRVNDVSFRANLWERIMRYGTLNVQSASEQGVMTLRHVPDPEGLKAEIYRAVDALGGGSEPVR, from the coding sequence ATGCCTATCGCCGACCGCTACCTCGCAGAAGACGAGTCGCTGGTGTACGTGACCCGCCAGCACTGGACCACGCTGGTCAACGAGTTCCTCGCGCTCTGCGTCATCGCGGTGGCCGCCGGGGCGCTCGTCTGGTGGCTGCCGACGGACGAGGACTGGGGGAAGTACACGAGCTTCGGGGTGCTGGCGGTGGCGGCGATCTTCGCCTGCTACTTCTGGCTCGTCCCGCTGCTGCAGTGGCGCAGCACGATGTACATCCTCACCACCAAGCGCCTGCACAAGCGCAGCGGCTTCCTGTCCAAGTCCGGCCGCAGCATCCCCCTGTCGCGCGTGAACGACGTGTCGTTCCGGGCCAACCTGTGGGAACGGATCATGCGCTACGGGACCCTCAACGTGCAGTCCGCGTCCGAGCAGGGTGTGATGACGCTCCGCCACGTACCGGACCCGGAGGGGCTGAAGGCCGAGATCTACCGTGCCGTGGACGCGCTCGGGGGCGGGTCGGAGCCGGTGCGCTGA
- the purL gene encoding phosphoribosylformylglycinamidine synthase subunit PurL: MTLDTVKHASGSPGTEQPWAELGLKRNEYEQIREILGRRPTGAELAMYSVMWSEHCSYKSSKVHLKQFGDKAPPSDALLVGIGEQAGVVDVGQGYAVTFKVESHNHPSYVEPYQGAATGIGGIVRDIIAMGARPVAVMDPLRFGAADHPDTKRVLPGVVAGIGGYGNCLGLPNIGGEVVFDPCYQGNPLVNALCVGVMRHEDIHLAKAAGVGNKVILYGARTGGDGIGGASILASETFDTASDSASGTGKPSKRPSVQVGDPFQEKLLIECTLEAFHEDLVVGIQDLGAAGLSCATSELASNGTGGMRVELDVVPLRDATLSPEEILMSESQERMCAVVEPAKVDRFLAICEKWDVTATVIGEVTDGDRLEIYWHGEQIVDVPPRTVAHDGPVYERPMARPGWLDALQADDAAKLPRPADAAELRAQVLRLVGSPNQADKSWITSQYDRFVLGNTILAQPEDSGMIRIDEETGLGVALATDGNGRYAKLDPYAGAQLALAESYRNVAATGARPLAVTDCLNFPSPEDPAGMWQFAEACRGLADACRTLGTPVTGGNVSLYNQTGDQPIHPTPVVGVLGVIDDVARRTPMAFAQEGQLLYLLGETKEELGGSAWSQVVHDHLGGLPPAVDLERERLLAEILISASRDGMIDAAHDLSDGGLVQAVVESCLKGGHGARLVVPEGLDPAVFLFSESQGRAVVAVPRSEEMRFTDMCGARGLPATRIGVVDGDAVELQGQFTLPLAELRETYERTIPELFA; encoded by the coding sequence GTGACCCTCGACACCGTCAAGCACGCCTCCGGCAGCCCCGGCACCGAGCAGCCCTGGGCCGAACTCGGCCTGAAGCGGAACGAGTACGAGCAGATCCGCGAGATCCTCGGCCGCCGCCCGACGGGTGCGGAACTGGCCATGTACTCCGTCATGTGGTCGGAACACTGCTCGTACAAATCGAGCAAGGTGCACCTCAAGCAGTTCGGCGACAAGGCCCCGCCCTCCGACGCCCTTCTCGTCGGCATCGGCGAGCAGGCGGGCGTCGTGGATGTCGGCCAGGGCTACGCCGTCACGTTCAAGGTCGAGTCGCACAACCACCCCTCGTACGTGGAGCCTTACCAGGGCGCCGCCACCGGCATCGGCGGCATCGTCCGCGACATCATCGCCATGGGCGCCCGCCCGGTCGCCGTGATGGACCCGCTGCGCTTCGGCGCCGCCGACCACCCCGACACCAAGCGCGTGCTCCCCGGCGTCGTCGCCGGCATCGGCGGCTACGGCAACTGCCTCGGCCTGCCCAACATCGGCGGCGAGGTCGTCTTCGACCCCTGCTACCAGGGCAATCCGCTCGTCAACGCCCTCTGCGTCGGCGTCATGCGGCACGAGGACATCCACCTCGCCAAGGCCGCGGGCGTCGGCAACAAGGTGATCCTCTACGGCGCCCGTACCGGCGGCGACGGCATCGGCGGCGCCTCGATCCTGGCCTCCGAGACCTTCGACACCGCGTCTGACAGTGCCTCCGGCACGGGCAAGCCCAGCAAGCGCCCCAGCGTGCAGGTCGGCGACCCCTTCCAGGAGAAGCTGCTCATCGAGTGCACCCTGGAGGCGTTCCACGAGGACCTCGTCGTCGGCATCCAGGACCTCGGCGCGGCCGGGCTCTCCTGCGCCACCTCCGAGCTGGCCTCCAACGGCACCGGCGGCATGCGCGTCGAACTCGACGTCGTACCGCTGCGCGACGCGACGCTCTCGCCCGAGGAGATCCTCATGAGCGAGTCGCAGGAGCGGATGTGCGCGGTGGTCGAGCCCGCGAAGGTCGACCGCTTCCTCGCCATCTGCGAGAAGTGGGACGTCACCGCGACCGTCATCGGCGAGGTCACCGACGGCGACCGGCTGGAGATCTACTGGCACGGCGAGCAGATCGTCGACGTACCGCCGCGCACCGTCGCCCACGACGGCCCGGTCTACGAGCGGCCGATGGCCCGCCCCGGCTGGCTCGACGCCCTCCAGGCCGACGACGCGGCGAAGCTCCCGCGGCCGGCGGACGCCGCGGAGCTGCGCGCGCAGGTGCTGCGGCTCGTCGGCTCGCCGAACCAGGCCGACAAGTCGTGGATCACCTCGCAGTACGACCGCTTCGTCCTCGGCAATACGATCCTGGCGCAGCCCGAGGACTCCGGCATGATCCGGATCGACGAGGAGACCGGCCTCGGCGTCGCGCTGGCCACCGACGGCAACGGCCGGTACGCCAAGCTCGACCCGTACGCGGGCGCGCAACTGGCGCTGGCGGAGTCGTACCGCAACGTCGCCGCCACCGGCGCCCGCCCGCTCGCCGTCACCGACTGCCTCAACTTCCCCTCGCCGGAGGACCCGGCGGGCATGTGGCAGTTCGCCGAGGCGTGCCGCGGCCTGGCCGACGCCTGCCGCACCCTGGGCACCCCGGTCACCGGCGGCAACGTCTCCCTCTACAACCAGACCGGCGACCAGCCGATCCACCCGACGCCGGTCGTCGGCGTGCTCGGCGTGATCGACGACGTGGCGCGGCGCACCCCGATGGCGTTCGCCCAGGAGGGCCAACTGCTGTACCTCCTCGGCGAGACGAAGGAGGAGCTGGGCGGCTCGGCCTGGTCGCAGGTGGTCCACGACCACCTCGGCGGGCTGCCGCCGGCGGTCGATCTGGAGCGGGAGCGGCTGCTCGCCGAGATCCTGATCTCCGCGTCGCGCGACGGGATGATCGACGCGGCGCACGACCTGTCGGACGGCGGGCTGGTCCAGGCGGTGGTCGAGTCCTGCCTGAAGGGCGGCCACGGCGCGCGGCTGGTGGTCCCGGAGGGGCTGGATCCCGCGGTGTTCCTGTTCTCCGAGTCGCAGGGCCGCGCGGTGGTGGCGGTGCCGCGGAGCGAGGAGATGCGGTTCACCGACATGTGCGGCGCGCGCGGGCTGCCCGCGACCCGGATCGGCGTGGTCGACGGGGACGCGGTGGAGCTGCAGGGCCAGTTCACGCTGCCGCTGGCGGAGCTGCGGGAGACGTACGAGCGGACGATCCCGGAGCTGTTCGCCTGA
- a CDS encoding ABC transporter ATP-binding protein produces the protein MASAQENVISATGLRRTYGDFEAVRGVDFAVRRGELFALLGTNGAGKTSTVELLEGLAEPSGGKVRVLGRDPYRERGRVRPYTGVMLQEGGMPSQLTVAETVRMWAGCTARPRPTAEALELVGLAGRRDVRVAQLSGGEKRRLDLALALLGRPDVLFLDEPTTGLDAEGRHATWELVRELRAGGTTVLLTTHYLEEAEELADRLAIMAGGRIAASGTVEEIVGAHPATVSFRLPTGWLPGDLPPLPALGVTGHELAGASVRLRTGALQRTLTGLLMWAQDNGVELAGLDARSASLEEAFLKIASAAVDDRRQGKSAPSAKRTADVVRIDEGNAR, from the coding sequence ATGGCCAGTGCACAGGAGAACGTGATCAGCGCCACGGGGCTGCGGCGCACGTACGGAGACTTCGAGGCGGTGCGCGGCGTCGACTTCGCCGTCCGCCGGGGCGAGTTGTTCGCCCTGCTGGGTACCAACGGCGCCGGCAAGACCTCCACCGTGGAGCTGCTGGAAGGGCTGGCGGAGCCCAGCGGGGGCAAGGTGCGGGTGCTGGGGCGTGACCCGTACCGCGAGCGCGGGCGGGTGCGCCCGTACACCGGCGTGATGCTCCAGGAGGGCGGGATGCCCTCGCAGCTCACGGTCGCGGAGACGGTACGGATGTGGGCCGGCTGCACGGCGCGGCCGCGGCCCACCGCGGAGGCGCTGGAGCTGGTCGGGCTCGCCGGCCGCAGGGACGTCCGGGTGGCGCAGCTCTCCGGCGGCGAGAAGCGCCGGCTCGACCTGGCACTCGCGCTGCTCGGCCGGCCCGACGTGCTGTTCCTCGACGAACCGACCACCGGGCTCGACGCCGAGGGGCGGCACGCGACGTGGGAGCTGGTGCGCGAACTGCGGGCCGGGGGGACGACGGTGCTGCTCACCACCCACTACCTGGAGGAGGCCGAGGAACTGGCGGACCGGCTGGCGATCATGGCGGGCGGCCGGATCGCCGCGTCCGGCACCGTCGAGGAGATCGTCGGCGCGCACCCGGCGACCGTCTCGTTCCGGCTGCCCACCGGCTGGCTGCCGGGCGACCTGCCGCCGCTGCCTGCGCTGGGCGTGACGGGGCACGAGCTGGCGGGGGCGAGCGTGCGGCTGCGTACGGGTGCGCTGCAGCGGACGCTGACGGGGCTGCTGATGTGGGCCCAGGACAACGGCGTGGAGCTGGCGGGTCTTGACGCCAGGTCGGCGTCGCTGGAGGAGGCGTTCCTGAAGATCGCGAGCGCCGCGGTGGACGACCGGCGGCAGGGCAAGAGCGCCCCGTCCGCGAAGCGCACCGCCGACGTGGTCCGTATCGACGAGGGGAACGCCCGATGA
- a CDS encoding MerR family transcriptional regulator: MRIGELGAASGVSTRSLRYYEEQGLIRSRRTTGGWRDFDGSMVERVVLIQHLFAAGLSSATIHEVLPCLEAPPEERTGVMEQLLAQEVERLEAKRRDIDRELDTLRALRAETALAAEAP; encoded by the coding sequence ATGCGCATCGGCGAACTGGGTGCCGCGAGCGGCGTCAGCACCCGTTCCCTGCGGTATTACGAGGAGCAGGGCCTCATCCGCTCCCGGCGTACCACCGGCGGGTGGCGGGACTTCGACGGCTCCATGGTCGAGCGGGTGGTCCTGATCCAGCACCTGTTCGCCGCGGGCCTGTCCAGCGCCACGATCCACGAAGTGCTGCCGTGCCTGGAGGCCCCGCCCGAGGAGCGTACGGGCGTGATGGAACAGTTGCTCGCCCAGGAAGTCGAGCGGCTTGAGGCCAAGCGGCGGGACATCGACCGCGAACTCGACACCCTGCGGGCGCTCCGCGCCGAGACCGCCCTGGCCGCAGAGGCCCCCTGA
- a CDS encoding histone-like nucleoid-structuring protein Lsr2: MAQRVVVSLFDDIDGGEATETVNFGLDGKSYEIDLNASNAKKLRSTLAPFLRAGRKQAASGRAFTRTDIAPNPATVRAWAGSQGMEVPARGRIPKKVYEAFEAAH; encoded by the coding sequence GTGGCGCAGCGCGTAGTGGTCAGCCTCTTCGACGACATCGACGGCGGAGAAGCGACCGAGACGGTCAACTTCGGACTCGACGGGAAGTCGTACGAGATCGATCTCAATGCCTCGAACGCCAAGAAACTGCGCAGCACGCTGGCGCCCTTCCTGCGGGCCGGGCGGAAGCAGGCCGCGTCGGGACGGGCGTTCACCCGCACCGACATCGCGCCCAACCCCGCCACCGTACGCGCCTGGGCCGGGTCGCAGGGCATGGAGGTGCCGGCCAGAGGCCGTATCCCGAAGAAGGTCTACGAGGCGTTCGAAGCCGCCCACTGA
- the purS gene encoding phosphoribosylformylglycinamidine synthase subunit PurS, with protein MARVVVDVMLKPEILDPQGQAVQRALPRLGFAGIADVRQGKRFELEVEGPVDDATLAQINTMAETFLANTVIEDFTVRVEEVAHRGEAK; from the coding sequence GTGGCCCGCGTCGTAGTCGACGTCATGCTCAAGCCGGAGATCCTCGACCCGCAGGGGCAGGCGGTGCAGCGCGCGCTGCCGCGTCTCGGCTTCGCCGGGATCGCCGATGTCCGCCAGGGCAAGCGCTTCGAGCTCGAAGTGGAGGGACCGGTCGACGACGCCACCCTCGCGCAGATCAACACGATGGCCGAGACGTTCCTTGCGAACACCGTGATCGAGGACTTCACCGTACGTGTCGAGGAAGTCGCGCACCGGGGAGAGGCGAAGTGA
- a CDS encoding DMT family transporter, producing the protein MHWLHLGLAVVFEIAVALSAGKAQGFTRPAWTAATLISGGVATYLLSRALLTFDVGAGYAIWTSVAGVGIVVLGVLLFGQRLGWRKLLGIAAVIAGVVGLQLSGAA; encoded by the coding sequence ATGCACTGGCTCCATCTCGGCCTCGCCGTCGTCTTCGAAATCGCCGTCGCCCTGTCCGCGGGCAAGGCGCAGGGCTTCACCCGGCCCGCCTGGACCGCCGCCACGCTGATCAGCGGCGGCGTCGCCACCTACCTCCTCAGCCGGGCGCTGCTGACCTTCGACGTCGGCGCCGGCTACGCGATCTGGACCTCCGTCGCCGGCGTCGGGATCGTCGTCCTCGGCGTCCTCCTCTTCGGCCAGCGCCTCGGCTGGCGCAAGCTCCTCGGCATCGCCGCCGTCATCGCCGGAGTCGTCGGCCTCCAGCTCAGCGGTGCGGCATGA
- a CDS encoding winged helix-turn-helix transcriptional regulator, which translates to MKSYGQYCALARGLDAIGDRWLLLIVRELLGGPRRYGELLNGLPGVATNLLSDRLRTMEANGLVAKADDRYRLTPRGEELREVVSVIGRWAGPLMERMTEDDAFRGHWLVHPVADLFPGLDTGRPELTVEVRCDDEPMTLRSAAGRVTMAPGRAAAPDLVLTGPPDTALALLAGRITPADAKTHGLAITGDPSPLPTLRPHGGGAGT; encoded by the coding sequence ATGAAATCGTACGGGCAGTACTGCGCACTGGCACGCGGGCTCGACGCCATCGGCGACCGCTGGCTGCTGCTGATCGTCCGCGAACTCCTGGGCGGCCCCCGCCGCTACGGCGAACTACTCAACGGCCTGCCGGGCGTGGCCACGAACCTGCTCTCGGACCGGCTGCGGACCATGGAGGCCAACGGGCTCGTGGCCAAGGCCGACGACCGCTACCGGCTGACCCCGCGGGGCGAGGAGCTGCGCGAAGTGGTCTCCGTCATCGGCCGGTGGGCGGGCCCGCTGATGGAGCGGATGACGGAGGACGACGCGTTCCGCGGCCACTGGCTGGTGCATCCCGTCGCCGATCTCTTCCCGGGCCTGGACACCGGCCGCCCGGAGCTGACCGTCGAGGTGCGGTGCGACGACGAGCCCATGACGCTCCGCTCGGCCGCGGGCCGGGTCACGATGGCCCCCGGCCGGGCCGCCGCCCCCGACCTCGTCCTCACCGGCCCGCCCGACACGGCCCTGGCCCTCCTCGCGGGCCGCATCACCCCCGCGGACGCCAAGACCCACGGCCTGGCCATCACAGGCGACCCGTCCCCCCTGCCCACCCTCCGCCCGCACGGCGGCGGGGCCGGGACGTGA
- a CDS encoding sterol carrier family protein yields MPTAKRSGARRARTYDPDKTWTALTAQVRALSAAAHALDERRLALPSGLPGWDVRLLLAHVVGEIETVPRLLTEPPPRAVRAAVDLPGWAVSTAGAADDLAAGVVRDAERISAAYGEGPAALASALDAAAELLAAAAPEAVRTDRLLPLRFGPMAALDVTVTRLVELVVHSDDLTRATGADVPLDRGAVAATVRVLADALAAKSPGAAVEVRIPPYAAIQCIEGPRHTRGTPPNVVETDPLTWIRLATGRTEWATALAEGSVAASGERADLTEVLPVLA; encoded by the coding sequence ATGCCGACCGCCAAACGCAGCGGCGCCCGCAGGGCGCGTACCTACGACCCGGACAAGACCTGGACGGCGCTCACCGCGCAGGTGCGCGCGCTGAGCGCCGCGGCGCACGCGCTGGACGAGCGCCGGCTCGCGCTGCCGTCGGGCCTGCCGGGCTGGGACGTACGGCTGCTGCTGGCGCATGTCGTCGGCGAGATCGAGACCGTGCCGCGGCTGCTCACCGAGCCCCCGCCGCGGGCGGTGCGGGCGGCGGTCGACCTGCCGGGGTGGGCGGTGTCGACGGCGGGCGCCGCGGACGACCTGGCGGCGGGCGTCGTACGGGACGCGGAGCGCATCTCCGCCGCGTACGGGGAGGGGCCGGCGGCGCTCGCCTCGGCGCTGGATGCGGCGGCGGAGCTGCTGGCGGCGGCAGCGCCGGAGGCGGTACGGACCGACAGGCTGCTGCCGCTCCGCTTCGGCCCGATGGCCGCACTCGACGTGACGGTCACCCGCCTCGTCGAACTCGTTGTGCACAGCGACGACCTGACCCGCGCCACCGGCGCCGACGTCCCGCTGGACCGGGGCGCGGTCGCCGCCACGGTCCGCGTCCTGGCGGACGCCCTGGCGGCGAAGTCCCCGGGCGCCGCGGTGGAGGTCCGCATCCCGCCGTACGCGGCGATCCAGTGCATCGAGGGCCCCCGCCACACCCGGGGCACGCCGCCGAACGTGGTGGAGACGGACCCGCTGACGTGGATCCGGCTGGCGACGGGGCGCACGGAGTGGGCGACGGCGCTGGCGGAGGGTTCGGTGGCGGCGAGCGGCGAGCGCGCGGACCTGACGGAGGTGCTCCCGGTCCTCGCCTGA
- a CDS encoding YciI family protein, translating into MEFFCYHRDRPGSLELRYELLEEHWSYMDRYQAEMIARGPTMTDDGEVPTGSVHILDLPDVPTARAFAFDEPGWQAGAYRDVLLRRWRNTLGRTMWDFPGGPTAGNRYLVLGLGAGEAADLDLPRERDELIAYGPLLSDEGDRWLGTAALLRAPDAAAARAVLTADAYAAVEVHDWYAGGRPE; encoded by the coding sequence ATGGAGTTCTTCTGCTACCACCGGGACCGGCCCGGCTCCTTGGAGCTGCGCTATGAACTGCTCGAAGAGCACTGGTCCTACATGGACCGGTACCAGGCGGAGATGATCGCGCGCGGTCCGACCATGACCGACGACGGCGAGGTGCCGACCGGCAGCGTGCACATCCTCGATCTGCCGGACGTGCCCACCGCCCGCGCGTTCGCCTTCGACGAGCCCGGCTGGCAGGCGGGTGCGTACCGCGACGTGCTGCTGAGGCGCTGGCGCAACACGCTGGGCCGCACGATGTGGGACTTCCCCGGCGGCCCCACGGCCGGAAACCGCTACCTCGTGCTGGGTCTCGGCGCCGGTGAGGCCGCCGACCTGGATCTGCCGCGGGAGCGGGACGAGTTGATCGCGTACGGGCCGCTGCTGTCGGACGAGGGGGACAGGTGGCTGGGCACCGCCGCGCTGCTGCGGGCCCCGGACGCGGCCGCGGCGCGGGCGGTCCTCACGGCGGACGCGTACGCCGCGGTCGAGGTGCACGACTGGTATGCCGGCGGCCGGCCGGAGTGA
- a CDS encoding DMT family transporter — MSARARAWLVLLLAGVFEVGYALSVGGSEGFTVLSWSLVAVVFFLLTLYALSVALRTVDVGIGYAVWAGIGAVGAALLSPVFFDESLTPAKALWLTVIIAGVVWLKLADGPGKTERPEESRQPATNQQPETTALPERPAPA, encoded by the coding sequence ATGAGCGCCCGCGCGCGAGCGTGGCTCGTACTCCTGCTCGCCGGCGTCTTCGAGGTCGGCTACGCCCTGTCCGTGGGCGGCAGCGAAGGCTTCACCGTGCTGTCGTGGTCGCTCGTCGCCGTCGTCTTCTTCCTGCTGACGCTCTACGCCCTGAGCGTCGCCCTGCGCACAGTCGACGTCGGCATCGGCTACGCGGTGTGGGCGGGGATCGGCGCCGTCGGGGCCGCTCTGCTCAGCCCGGTCTTCTTCGACGAGTCGCTCACCCCCGCCAAGGCCCTGTGGCTCACGGTGATCATCGCGGGGGTCGTCTGGCTCAAGCTCGCGGACGGACCCGGGAAGACCGAACGCCCCGAGGAGTCCCGGCAACCGGCGACGAACCAGCAGCCCGAGACGACCGCGCTGCCCGAGCGGCCCGCCCCCGCGTGA